The sequence TGCAAAAAGTACGAACAAAAGTGATAAAATAGTCATAAAGTTTGAAAGTactacaaaaatatacatatatttaattgCATGGTATCTCCATTGCATTTTAATATGAGAAAGTTTGGGACATTAATTATCTGCACACATAAATGcttgcaaatatttgaaaaacccTTGAAAAATGTTGCAACTTACCCATAAAACGCTTCCCCGGAGTACCCTCCCATTCTTCCTCATCCTGATTCCCTAAGTCGTAGAAATCGGAATTTTGCAAAACTGGCATCGGATATTCATCCGAAGATCCATACGGGGCCGCTAATGATCTACGTTGCCTGTGTTTAGGAGTGTCCTCATTTGCTTTCTTTGTCTCGCCTTGGGCTTGGCGAGAGGATCTTGGCCGCGTTAAGGTACCGGATCCAGCGGCGTTTTTGAGCTCGTCCTCGGCTGTCTCATTCATCGCTCTTACGTCGTCCTGCCGATCAAAATAAGTCTCACCCTTAGGAAGGCCAGTATCACCGTCGGCAATGCTCCGCTTCCCCACACTAGAATCCCCCCTGGTCCACTGTCCCTCGTTGAAACCCCAGTCGGAGCtatcttttttctcatggcgacCACCTAGCATCCCTTGGCGTGCAATCGATCCCAAATATCTTTTGCCATACGCCATGCGGTCGTGGAGTATAGAGGACAGGTGTCGCTTTTCTGCGTCGAAGTAATCATCGTCATCTCTTTTGTGGGGCGCATACGCTGCATTGTTCTTCAGCAGTGAAGAAAAGTGCCTCTTGTCATTGGAGAACAGCTCATAAGGGTAAaattcttcgttcctcttcccaGTGTATCCAAATCCACCAGTGCGCAAAACTGATCCAATATTTCGCTTCGTGCCTGGCCTGAATCCGTATGTCCGGACAAACGAGCCGAGATGGCGCTTTGCTATCAGTTCCTCAGCATCGACCACTTCCTTCGGCTCCTCACTTTCCTCTACTGGGACTATCTCTTCGTAAGCTGGTTCATTCAAGGGAAGGGCGATGGACTCATCAAACTCCTCTGGAAGGTCTGATTTGGTGTCGTAGTCTTGGCTAATCATGGAAGGGAGAGCGTAGTTTCTCGCGAGGGACTCAATTCCACGTTTTCCATTCACCATTGAGGTCATGTGCACAGAGTTTTTCCCTATTGTTGATATCCCCCCATTTCTGAGTATGGAGCCAAGTCCCCGCTTGCTGGCACTGCTTCCACTGCCGTCTCTTTCTTGATTGGATCCCCTCCCTATTGACAGTAACTCCCCACTCCTCGCCAGGGCTGCCACGCTTCTCTTCCATTTACCATATTTTCCCTGGTACGGACCATAGCTGTTAGCCCTTGCTAAGGAGCTAATGCCTCCTCTTTTCCCTAGAGAGAAGCCAGAATCGTCCTCTCCTGACCAATCCTCTGGTATATAAGTCTCGAGTGGTTCCTCTTCCGGGCTGTAATCTTCAAGTGTGTCATACAGGCTTCCTATCGTCCGTTTGCCTTGTACAGTTGGATATCCACCTCCCCGCGCCAGAGAACCTACGTAGCGTTTGCTTGGGGCGTCTTCTTCGTCCTTGTCTTCCACATTCATGCCGCGGAAACCAGGGTGGAGTTTCTTATTCCATTCCTTCCTAAAGTATGGTAGATCTCCGTTTCGAGCGAGGATCGATACTGATCTTTTTTGGATTCCATGCGTGGAGTCTAGTATCTGAGGTCTTTCAGGAATCACGTGGCTGCTGGACTTCTGATGGGCTCCTTCCCCAAAGACAACCTGTTTGGAAAAGAGATGGGATAACAATGAAGTCAGGTCTTCGGTAATTACTTACGGTTTGAATACGCATAACTCTATTCTTTAATTCGACAGAAAGATTTTATCAGTATTTTACTTATTATATATATCTACACTAGAGAAACCATGGAAAACTAAAGCAATATGTGTTATTTGAATTAATATTGTTGAAAgcataaatttttcatgcatcagtGATAACTTACTCCCTGCCTATACATGTTATTTTACAATACTACCATAACACAATGGCGTCGGGTAACATTAAAACCCCATTGCCAGAAATAAATACCTtcgtagataaaaataaatatgcttatAGATACTCTGGGTTCAGAAATGAAATTGTTCAACGATGGAGAAAAGTAGAGTTTGGATGTAATAAATGACGTATAAATAGCTCCAAGCCTAAACTGAAGATATGAATGTGGATTTTTTTCGCCACGCTGCCATATTCACATACTTTTTTGTGTTTACACACAATGAGGatgtgatgaatataaatttcttcTGTTCTGAAGGAATTTTACCCCATTTGATAAATCTATGATAATATTGTTTTCAGACTCAAGTATGCATAACTACAGGTTTGGTGTTCATGGGGCAGTTTGTCGAGATTTTGCCATGGTAGCTTTTCGAAAAATAACAGTGagatataatgaaaaattgtataGGTAATATAAGGTCTGAGAAACAGAATAGGTAATATAAAAGCAACTTATCATCGCTAGATATTTTAGCTACGAAGACCATTGAAAAATCTAGTGGAATTAAACTTACGATTCATTCAACTAGATGTCTTGAAGTTAACGGTTGACGTCATCTCATATAATGCGTGATTTTATGACTATGTACGAAATTTTGGTTGGTGTCGCAAATGAATGTGTTGAATATCTTAATGACGCAATATTGCCGGAATCATAGAAATCCGTGCCAGAAATGTGCGTGGAAAGAATTTTTTGTGCTCTTCGTTTGAAGCGTTGGAAgccattattttattatacaGAAATCCTGGTACACGGGTAAATTTCAGTAGATCCTTACTATGAGAATACTTATCAGTAAAGAAACAATGTAAACGCATGTAACCGTAATTTAcagtaaaattaatttgtttcaattattataCTTATTCGATTATCACATTTTTTCCATTACATCTTATGCTGAATTGTGTTAATAGGAATAGCTTTGGCTTTCAGTTAATTTTGAAGTATCCAGCACATCGTTCTCAATTCATGGTTTCCCTTGAAGAAACTAATCTCGAACTCATTGACAGCCTTGACTTGACTTGTCGGAGGGTGTGTTTTTACTGCCAACGGTCCGAAGAGACGTCGAAAGTAGGAGATGTGTCAAGGCTCGTCCCTTCGTTTCGAGTGACGAGAATGGCAAAGAGCCAGCGTTATTGTGTCGAGAGAGAGTCTCCAGCTCTTATTGCTTCTCAAGATCGACAAGGAATTCGTAAGGAAATGAGCAAGAAGACCTCAGCCCTTTCCATTCTCAATGCCTTCGCTTAGTCCGCGTTTGGAGTTTGTCTCTCTAACGGCAAATAATGGTTATCGATCGTTTTTACTTAACACTTTGTTGAGTCACAGATTTTTGGAACTTTTCACTTAACTATTCCCCAGTTTTTAATTTACAACCATTTGCAGTTGGATATTCAGAGAGTTTATCTATtatgttaagcctgaatcacacaatcaattCTCTCAGTTCCTCTGATAGTGTTTCCGGAACAAAGGAGTGTGCGCTCAATCCATCATTTTCTGAGTAGTACGGTGACTCCGCCGTCcccttttttatcactttttacgTAGTGCTCACAGCTTACGACCGCCATTCTATCAAAAGCCAAACGTGGCGTTACTTTCGCTGCGGCCGTGCGTTAGACTGACTGaaagacggtgccagcgatgaTTTCAGCTACGGTAACTGGACGAGCGACTATGTAGGAGGCTAGGTGGGGGGGCTTGGGAGGAAACTTCTGGTGAATAAAATTTACTCTAGGTATAATGGTAATAAATGTAATATGGTAATAAAtagaggctctctggatccgccaatgCTCTTAATGACTAGAAAAACCTACTGTCATCCGCGGCCCGCAAAGTTATTCAAGACCTTTCTTCAACTACTGTGACGATTGTTCAAATGATTCTTACATTTGTACATGATTCTTCAAtacttaaatgattcttcgattctaaatgattctttgaTTCCACGTGAATCACACGAATGACATGAACCACACGATTCTTTATGAACCCTTTAGAACGAGGAGCGTATTttgattcattcggttcatgccaatgaacagttcgaaatgaacgattcattcatgaacgacacagctctagcTAACATAGCGCGccgagcgatggaaaaagggttgGGACTTCTCACCCTTGGATCTTTGGATCATTGCGGAAAATTATCATGTGAAAAATTCCTTTTCCGCGATATTGCTGGATCATATGCATTATAGATTCATTCATTTTGCCATTGGTGGCCGTGACTTTATAGAAGCACCAAACCAAATGAATGTTATGCCTACAAGAATATTTCAGTAGCCATGAACTTAATGGTACCTTTtcaagttgatggtttgaggcgttactttatggaatttattcacatttaatGACAATTAAAGCATGTTTTCCACATAAAATCATGTTCCACAATTTTATGtgggaaaacatattttatttttcattcaggaCCTTTTCAAGACATTCCTTGTTTCAAACTTGTGAGGTAGTGTTCTTTAAAATAGTTTCACCTAGTCTATTCAAGGTGTAGAGTATTAAATAATAGCAATACTACAAAATACATTGGAAATGTAACAGCTGCCAGAATACCATTTGAATATCACTTTCATATTATCATCGGTATTGGGTCCGTCACTATTTTACAGCGGGTAATTGATAAAATATCGTACACTAATTTAGGTCATACATCGCAAAACATTGAATCTATAAGGTAAAAATACGGTTATCATGgatcaataaaaatctaaaaagtcttaaggcctggttatacggtacatttacacgtacaagttaatgtctaaaagtGTGAACGTGTGAATAGACACGAAAACGCAACGTGTAACCACCTAACTTGTGCAAACTCATGAACGGAAAAaaagaacatgttctaattttgtgCATGCATTTTTACATGTTTCATTTTGGTCCACAAAAGACATTCACGCAAACAAACATGAACTTGTGCATGTTAAtacatcgtgtaaccaggcctttaagtaAGTATAAAAATGCAGCATTCGTGGAGCATTGGAGGGAACTATTTCTGGTCGAGAAAGAGGGATGTTTCAACAGAAAAAACTGTTTTGAGTCGAACGCACTTGGCGGCCTTTGTCCAGTTTATGCAGTAGagcacttgaaaatttattttttttctagtgAAATTGCTTAAATCTAGATCTTCCTCGCTAAGAAATTACGGGGGAGAAAGTATCGAAAATCaagcagagaaaataaaaattaaaagtgacaAATACAGACAGGCAGAAGGGGGAAGGTTGGCTAATAACAAGGGCTGCATTTAATGGGCTTGGGGCATGAAGGCAGATGTTTATGCATTGGAATGAATGATTAGCAAGAATAGATAGCTGTATATTCATCTCCGGATAAACTCTGAAGAATGAATTCGCTTTCACCCACTGGTTCATGCCTTAAAATACATTGCAATATTGTTTTGAGAACCAGATAATTTTACATAACTTACTTTATCACTACAATACGTTTCTATGCCATATAACTTATTCAGCAACTACGCTTTACTATATCACATACCAGAGATTGTTGCGTTACAGACACCTGTTACGTATGCTGGACCTTAGTACTAATTCAAAAGTATGTTTACATCCtgataatgatattttatattatcaaacCCCATTTTAGCTGCTAGTTAAGCTTTGAAAATGTACGTATATCTTACTTAAATTTTaacaagttttcaaaaatttttctgatacagaatattttataaaCCATAAGCAGgctacccggcgttgctcgggaaggataatacCCAGAGAATTGGGAAAGTTGGAATTCATGATCTCATGGCAGGATTTTAaagtaaaggaacaaagcagataGGATGCTGGTATACATATCTAAtggcaaacaatggaaaaagacGAGTTTTGTATACCGCGCACGGAATCAGCTTATACTCTGCTCTACAACATTGACCATTATGTGTTGTCGTACGTGCGAATACCAAAACTATCATGTGAATGCATACCCCTACAAAAAGGTTTCCATCAAGAGGATCAATATATAGAGTTTAGAATCCTGAGTGTTATACCCTTCGAGAGTGTTTAGTGGTTCACCAGTCCGGCAGGATGTCCagccacagaagttgtatgacgtaagGTAACGGACGATAATGAGATAACTACGCGAAGGAGGCGTCGGACGCAATCAAAAGTAGCACTActggctttgggagcatgagatagTCCAACGTACTAGCGTTTGTCACAATCCGTGGAGCCGTAAGGAAACGCATAGCGAACAGACATCCTGTTTTATATGTATAGATATCAGCTTTGTCATGGTTTTTCCACCAGCTTCCTTGCGGGTGTCCTTTGAGGCATTCACCGCCTTTTCAATGCGGGCATCGCAGTGTGCATCCTCGGGTAAAGCTACCTCCGTCTCTCCCAGAAGTACGGTGCTTCTTTGTGTTCAGCATCTCAGCTTAAAAACTTGGCTTAGAACGGCCACGTTTCAGTGAAAGTGATTAAAGTGATGATTTAGTCCCTTCGCTAAGACCACTCTCTTAAACGGTTTAAGAATGATGGAGAAGTCTTGAATTTAATATTCAACCCCCTTCTCGAGAGAAATGAAGGTTGATTCAATGATACTTCCAACTGATGCTTCTAAATAATCTTCCAGTTACTTCTTTCTGAAGCAAAATTTCTGTGTgaagctaaatatttttgttgaaaactgACTATTTTACTTTGACGGTACGTTTTTCCTAGTtgggcatattttttattttaatcttcgcCACTTGTTGCACAAATTTCccaattaatgtttttttaatgattcttgCTTAATTTGTACTGGTTGAAGGATATAAATACTACGCATGGTTACATTAGGGGGTATTTTAAATTCCTTCTATTGATCCTTTACCTAGTGAGGTAGCAATTGACTTTCAGCTACCCCCTTTTACCAATTGCCGATCAAGAAATGAATTTGGCGCAATATCGCATGCATATCTATGTATCATTATTTTTCCGATTCAAGAAATTATTAAGAAGCTTAATCAATCCTTTGACAGTAGAGATcaagatattgaaaatgattttgtgtTGTGCAATggctaaataatatatttttttccactagCATTGGGTATTAGCATCCACTCtgacttttatattttcatcaatgttACCCCGTGTAAAGGTGTATTTTCCCAGCGATAACAATTACATTCCTGCGGAGAGGTTGCGTTCCGTTAAAACGGTACGAAAAAGAGGGGAATTACTTTGATTCTAAGTGCTATTTTAATACAAATCGAGGCTAATGAgtgcttgaaaaaatgttttctgagGTGCTGACGAGAAAGGAGCTCTAAATGAATATAACAACTTGATTTGAAAGATTGAGTAAGATGTATCGTATGGAGGCGGAAAGTGAAACTATGTGTAAAAGCAAAGGTTTAGGTTATGCGACATCTGTTATGGTTCATAAATGTTTCATAAAGAGGGACAGAAAGACTATTTGTCTTAATTTGTTATTTaagtaatttcattataaaagcTGATCTAGGATCCAACCGgcgtttattgaaaatttattatgtgTAAATCAGTGCAAAAATGGAGTTTAATGTTTATTGGAGGTATATTGAAGCTTTATTTACGAATTATTGCCTTGAAACTTCATTAATCCAAGTAGAAGTCTTCTGTTTCTCAGTACATTTCTCTGAATTCttcaagtaattttttactttgacaGAAAGCGATCATTCGGTAGGGGCATTGTTGGTTGCCTTCCCTTCATGGATTCTTTGCACAAGTTCAAAAAGGACCCCAACCCGTACTGAGTGCTTTAACCGTGCTTCCTTCTAGCGAGTGCTGAGAAATTAATCGAAGACAATTCTGTTCTGTAACTGGGCATGACATTCATTGATGTCAATCACATGTTTTAAGAAGGTTGAGAGCTTGGCAATTAAATCCATGAAGTTCATAGCGCGAATATAGTTTACGGTAATCCAGTTAAATTCAAGTACTACCTGTTTTTCCTCCAGTTTCAagcgttttttaattttattaattccttaatctaGGTTTTATGCTAGAGAATGCTTGAAATGAGCAATTTAGCTCTAAAAACCTTATTATTTAACATTTGCCGCATAGCCACTCATTTACTCAGTGCTAGGTTATATTtgacattagttttttttattatttaagaaatatgGACTGCTCATTGGGGGTTGTGTATTcttattatttgcttaaaaactaatattaatCTTCGGTTGTAACTTTTATCAggtaagtcttgaaatttaaatatttacttgcaAAACTTCTTTCGGAGTGGGTTGTGTTGAGTAGGCTCTTGaccgtatttaaatattttaaatgaggcTGTATGAATTTTATGGTAGTTTCctagaatattttttgaaaaacagcacCAATCTAAAACCGTCAATATTTTTACTTCGGTCTTTAAGATTGGAGCTTGGTGGATAGCTTCACTTGTCCACGTTCAGCCCGAAAAACGTCGAGATGTTAGTAACTCCAAATTAGAGTCCTAATCTGGAGCGTTAAATTTTAAATCTGTTGAGTTTTCGATAAAATTATACGAATATTTTTATGAAGGACATGCTGTCAAACATACCCTCATATGCATACTGAGCTCAACGTTCTTCTTGTATCGTACGATCACTCAGTGCTAGACTTTTATGTCTTCAATTCCCAGTGAGCTATCTTATACTCCATTGAATGCATGTTGACTACGCTTCATTGGGTTTCAGTTATATtcttatggaaaataattgaaagtaaGGGAGGAATTTTGGCggcaaaatcaaaatttattttcactggaATTGCATCAAAGGGTATGTTTTTTTGTAATGTCCGTAGTCACATTTCCGGAAGTCACGGCAATAACACTTTCCCCGTCGTGATTCCCTTAGTTATTTAGGTAATTATGACTTTTGTAACTCATATAAAAGACAAACAGTGACCCCTGAATGACTGTAACCCACGTATCTTGATCTCACTCtcattgaaatgaatgttttttcacTCGCGCTAGTAAAACTGTTTTGctgaaataataatcaatatgtgATAGAGTATAAAACAATCTGTGACCTGTGAAATAGATTTCCGTGAATAGAATTGTCCCTGAAAAAGTGTAATAGAACCATCCCTGCGATAATGTGAAGTCCCCACAAAAATTGCGAGCAAAAGGCGTATGGGGCATGCTAGGTTGTGTCATTTagaaaactatttcattttcGAGATAGGTTGCACATTTTAAATCCATATTGGTGCTAGATACTTCTGCTGATCTCGACTGTGTAGTGGAGGGGCGACAAGCCCGCATGATGTCCACAGCAAGCGAAAACGTCCTAGTTTCGATGACGTCATATCAGGACGTAGATCACAAAAAATAGGTAAcatgctggaaaaaaaacatCTCACAAATTAAAAGCGTTTCTCCCTATAATAAATAGTCCTTTTGAAGAATGAGGGCGTAATAAGCATTgagatgtgaaaaaaataaattaaagacaCAGTACGCTGCTCTTGGCAAAGGGTAAGTGGAGTGTCGCTCTTATAACTGGCCACCCTAACAGATGCATTTGCTGGCCATTTTATTTAAAGTGctgattttggaaaatatataacaacaaaaatacccgtatttctccatttttcaatCCGTCGCTGACTTCTGGAGCTATTCACAGCGAATAAAATCGAGATTCTCTACACTCAATTTGGTGACGTCACGCACTCCTTCTGTGCCGGTCAACCCAACTCGGGAACATATGGTTCTTTATTGTTTACCATTTTGTGCATAGTTACATCCATCGGCAAAAGTTTATCCATTATGAGCCAGAACTGCAATGGCGTCACGAAATTTTGTAAAGCGGGGGACAACAATTTATGATTTTCTTGATTGAAACGGGCGAGAGAGTGGCTGAATGGAGAAGTTTCTTTTCGTCGCAACTCACCTTTCACTTCCATCTACGGAATTCTATTAATTAGGTACTATACTGTGATTCTATTCAATAATTTCGTCTTTTGAAAATGAAGGCGTTAGCAGAAGTCAACAGCTCCGAGAAAGACGCGTGGGTACCGGCCCGCTGAGGGGTATATTATCAGGAGGAATATCGGAAAAATTATCCGAGATGCTAGCATAGTGACGTCAGTCTATTCGCCACAAAAGTTGAGGATTGGTTTGATATATTGCTAGTGTTACGAATAAAGTGCCTTCGTTTAAATCCCGGTGATTTCGAACGTTTTACGAGTATTGCCGGCGGCCAATTAGGTACCAATGTGGAAGATTAGGTCTTGGCCTTACTTTCACCTTTCTTAAAGGGCACTGCCATCCAGACTCGCTTTCTACCTGCTCTTACATTTCCCCTTCACTCAACTGCCCATGTCATATCGACGTAATTGATCCGATTGAAATTCGTTCACTTCCCTCCAATATCACACCTTTCCACCCGAAATGGGTGACGATAGCGTATTATAGGCGGGCAGcagtaattttttctcttctccgtGGAAGAAACGCTGTTCTGGGAGTGTCCTCCGTGCTACAATCGAATACATGCCAGAATCCTGTCAACATCTCTTACACTGCCAGGACTAGGGCCTGAGAGGTTAAGAAGCCTAAATTTCATCTAAAACATCCGGATTTGATTTTCTACTGTATCGGCATGGAATTATGCCACAATGACCTATACTGACCTTATATAATCTTTCATGTGAgttaaaaactattaatttacCCTCTTCGTCTACGAAATCCAAGAATGTAATAATGTTCTCCTGATGAACTTAATGGTTTTGGAAATGGccgaaatttaattataaatatgtggGGTAGCATTTGGTATGTCAGTCATGAATCGAAGTAGGTAATGCGATGTTATTATTTATGATGCCGTGTGTATAAAGAGcgtctttttttaattatctgaCTTTGACCATTATCGTACGCATTGATAGAAGGGAACCTAAAATGTGAATTACTCTCAACTGCATTGAAGGAAACTTTCACATAGAGGTGACGAAAGCTGAATACTTTATGTATATCCATttaactttctattaaaaaactcaatattCATTCAAGAAGCAACAAAAGATACTCCATCTGACCTATCAAGTGGATTATAAATCGTGATATTCTCTCTCGACACTGATTGTGGGATTAAGATTTCGATGAAATGCTTCTACCTTGGCATCATTCTGGAACACTGAGTATGAGAAGTCGCTACAAGTCCATGCATGATCTTCATTCTTGGGCTACGTTAATAACGTTGCCTTAGATTTAGTTTATTCTGCAGGAAGATATTTGGCTGGACAAATTTGAATTCCTTTTTGTGTTTCATTCACGCCTATGCAAGAAATACTTAAGCAGTATTAAAGTTTCACAGACTCTCGAAAAATGAGTGGAAACTTcgttgtgaaaaatgaaaattctgaaTACGGTGGCCTAAAGAAAGATGAAGTGACCTTTAAAAGCTTAtcctgaaaaaattactttttcactttttgcaTGGGCACTATTCTTAACGTACTCGCTCAACCATTACGAAAATTACCAAGCGTAGTTGTAATGATAATGCATCTCATGGAAACATATGCTTCGGAATTAAGGACGGCGAGGAGAAACGCATCAGAGCGCGAAAGAAAtgaactcatatttttttaatttttaaggcgTAGTGCACGTATCTATTCTTGGGTAGTGCGTTTATTGTTCTCACTCTGAAAATGTTTcggttttatgtaaattattcccTGAAAATCACTAAATGAGATGCTTTTAAGTGTGGTATTGAACGCCATTGAATCTTGGTAAGAATGAATTAGGACTGAACGATTCTAATAATTTTCACATTGTAAAAACACACTCTTGGCTACTGAAGGcatagttaaaaaaattcctGCTGATGGATGCaataggtaagaattggaaaaTTAAAGATTTATGATAGTTATTGCTCAATTGAAGTAGTGGGAATTTAAGTAAATGAATAGTCTTTTTGCTTaaggatgaatttttttatttaagtcgGAATTAAAACATTACGTCACACGTTTCCAAACAATCGTGAGACGATTTGTTTCTGCGAAGTAATTGAGATGAATATAATACACTGAGTCAATTGAGTGCAAGATctcatagtttaattttcattctagTAGGTGTCTGAGATGAGCATGCAGATGCCCGAGGAAATAAAGGTAATACGAACTATAATTCCCATATTATCTTGGTCGCCTCAGCAAAGATCACTATACATGTTATAATGAAACATCAGCTTTCATTGGCTCTTCCTGCGTAGTAGACCCATTTTCAAATATCAGGAGCGGAAGAAATTCACCCTCAGGTAATTCGATCCTTACTTTCGCATATTAAGTAGATCTTTCGAGAATAGTGCTCCATTCGTCACGTGGAAAATTGAGCAATCTTCTATTTGCCGTCATTTCTAAGTTATTTCTTAGACGAAGTAAATTCCTTGAAAACTTGTATCTTATTTTCTTATGGATCAGGAGCTCCTTCCTTGTTGCTAATCCTAGAGTCCTGGCTCGAGAAAAGGAGATCGTGGGGTCCCTTATTTGATTGGGAACTCAAGAACATGCACTACACGCTTCTTTACGTTGATGATAAGGTCGAAGCCTTAAGTACATCtctagaattaagtaatttttcagCAAGTAGGGCTTGAAGGTCGTGATGTTGTTGTCATCTTTGCGTAAGGGAACTTTATCGCCGTTGTTGGGACTTTCCCCTTAAATcctaatttaatatattttgaaagcgACCTGAAATAAGAGTACGCATTCCGTGTGATTGACTTCCAGTTATTCTTAACATTCCCACCGAAATCTCCAAAGTTTCGATCTTCAACTCAGAAATAACTTAGTGGCCTAACTCATCTGCACGAAGAGAAATGCAAACATACGTCATGCTCGCGTGATGGTTACGTAGAAATTTAAGCAATCGTCCGTTGTTGGGAAGTTGTTAACAGGTATTCTTGCTGTCTCACCTGAGTAGCAGGTTAAGCTTTTAATCTCCATTCCATTGCTTTGAGAGCCCCTTTGAGAATTTAAGTAATCGTGTGATTTTTGTCGTTTGTGATTTCCCAGCGAATTTTGCTGGCGGTGGGTTCATCTGTTTTCCATCGGGTCAAGATCTGAACATGCGCCAATGCTTTTATCTCCGAATCGGTGATATTATTAAGGGTGTCGATGTGGTATTTTGCTAGTTCCTTAATATGCTTTAGCATTTGCGGGGACTAGGATGAGGTCAACGGACATGATATAGTGTGGAAAAAATCGCATTGA comes from Ischnura elegans chromosome X, ioIscEleg1.1, whole genome shotgun sequence and encodes:
- the LOC124170968 gene encoding uncharacterized protein LOC124170968 isoform X2 — its product is MHSCPRRRSDSTPESSKRTRLPVEDQRSAVKMGKSGSRGPARLLLLLAAAQVVFGEGAHQKSSSHVIPERPQILDSTHGIQKRSVSILARNGDLPYFRKEWNKKLHPGFRGMNVEDKDEEDAPSKRYVGSLARGGGYPTVQGKRTIGSLYDTLEDYSPEEEPLETYIPEDWSGEDDSGFSLGKRGGISSLARANSYGPYQGKYGKWKRSVAALARSGELLSIGRGSNQERDGSGSSASKRGLGSILRNGGISTIGKNSVHMTSMVNGKRGIESLARNYALPSMISQDYDTKSDLPEEFDESIALPLNEPAYEEIVPVEESEEPKEVVDAEELIAKRHLGSFVRTYGFRPGTKRNIGSVLRTGGFGYTGKRNEEFYPYELFSNDKRHFSSLLKNNAAYAPHKRDDDDYFDAEKRHLSSILHDRMAYGKRYLGSIARQGMLGGRHEKKDSSDWGFNEGQWTRGDSSVGKRSIADGDTGLPKGETYFDRQDDVRAMNETAEDELKNAAGSGTLTRPRSSRQAQGETKKANEDTPKHRQRRSLAAPYGSSDEYPMPVLQNSDFYDLGNQDEEEWEGTPGKRFMVSPRRDAGRWLWGGGDAARGQQQPELGGAAGRLVPAA
- the LOC124170968 gene encoding uncharacterized protein LOC124170968 isoform X1 — encoded protein: MHSCPRRRSDSTPESSKRTRLPVEDQRSAVKMGKSGSRGPARLLLLLAAAQVVFGEGAHQKSSSHVIPERPQILDSTHGIQKRSVSILARNGDLPYFRKEWNKKLHPGFRGMNVEDKDEEDAPSKRYVGSLARGGGYPTVQGKRTIGSLYDTLEDYSPEEEPLETYIPEDWSGEDDSGFSLGKRGGISSLARANSYGPYQGKYGKWKRSVAALARSGELLSIGRGSNQERDGSGSSASKRGLGSILRNGGISTIGKNSVHMTSMVNGKRGIESLARNYALPSMISQDYDTKSDLPEEFDESIALPLNEPAYEEIVPVEESEEPKEVVDAEELIAKRHLGSFVRTYGFRPGTKRNIGSVLRTGGFGYTGKRNEEFYPYELFSNDKRHFSSLLKNNAAYAPHKRDDDDYFDAEKRHLSSILHDRMAYGKRYLGSIARQGMLGGRHEKKDSSDWGFNEGQWTRGDSSVGKRSIADGDTGLPKGETYFDRQDDVRAMNETAEDELKNAAGSGTLTRPRSSRQAQGETKKANEDTPKHRQRRSLAAPYGSSDEYPMPVLQNSDFYDLGNQDEEEWEGTPGKRFMDNTAGSLDRWGWFPRQFPRAVTPDDGSGVEATQLADSSSRSWEAPPGALFQLHKRHIGALARLGWLPAIRSQRRFSRGLGKRSGEEYFGGREDSTYGAQPAAYQHPRPEPISAEAALAVMRSQPPPPQMSDSLIEEVLESPTAQWSGGWGLDPRDEESLAEKRYLLLPAIDHLLLRKLYPRHMLPLLV